One Phocaeicola dorei genomic region harbors:
- a CDS encoding glycosyltransferase: MKKILHVSKYYYPFVGGTEGVCQYIAEAFPEYESRIICFNDGVDTIGSEVNGIQVLRIGCFGKIASQSLSFSYYKRLKNMIEIWKPDLVLFHHPNPLIAFYLLLVLPASTKLLLHWHLDITKQIYIYPLVKPVETALLKRANIVSVTSPNYRDASKILKNYRSKVVVIPNTIDITRLDLKKEEESKVEEIKWKYGGKKLVFFIGRHVEYKGLRYLLDAEKHIKEDCRILIAGNGPLTEQLKQSCISERVIFLGRISDLQLKYYLHAADVFAFPSITKNEAFGLALAEAMYCRCVPVTFTIEGSGVNWVSLDRITGLEVENSNSLEYAKAVDTLLVNNSLRVYYAENAHDRVVKNFTMEKVKWTIEKVYNDLGL, from the coding sequence TGTTGGCGGTACAGAAGGGGTATGCCAATACATTGCAGAAGCTTTTCCCGAGTATGAAAGCAGAATAATCTGTTTTAACGATGGTGTGGATACTATTGGCTCTGAAGTGAATGGGATACAAGTCTTAAGGATAGGATGTTTTGGAAAAATAGCTAGTCAGTCTTTGTCTTTTTCTTATTATAAGAGATTAAAGAATATGATAGAGATATGGAAACCTGATTTGGTTTTATTTCATCATCCAAATCCTCTTATAGCTTTTTATTTGTTATTAGTCTTGCCTGCAAGCACAAAGTTGTTGTTACATTGGCATTTGGATATAACAAAGCAGATATATATATACCCGTTAGTGAAGCCTGTTGAAACTGCACTTTTGAAGCGTGCGAATATAGTTTCTGTTACAAGTCCCAATTATCGAGATGCGTCTAAAATATTGAAAAACTATCGGAGTAAGGTTGTCGTAATTCCTAATACTATTGATATAACTCGCTTGGATTTGAAAAAAGAAGAGGAAAGCAAGGTGGAGGAAATAAAGTGGAAATATGGTGGTAAGAAACTTGTCTTTTTTATAGGTCGGCATGTAGAATATAAGGGTTTACGGTATTTGTTGGATGCAGAAAAGCATATTAAGGAAGACTGTCGGATTTTGATTGCGGGAAACGGTCCTTTGACGGAACAGTTAAAGCAATCATGCATTTCAGAACGAGTAATTTTTTTGGGACGTATTAGTGATTTGCAATTGAAATATTATTTACATGCGGCAGATGTTTTTGCTTTCCCTTCCATTACGAAAAATGAAGCTTTTGGTTTAGCTTTGGCAGAAGCAATGTATTGTAGATGTGTGCCAGTGACATTTACAATTGAAGGATCCGGAGTGAATTGGGTCAGTCTTGATCGGATAACGGGGCTTGAAGTGGAAAATTCAAATTCATTGGAATATGCAAAAGCAGTAGATACACTATTGGTGAATAATTCTTTACGGGTATACTATGCAGAGAATGCTCACGATCGTGTAGTTAAGAATTTTACAATGGAAAAGGTTAAGTGGACCATAGAAAAAGTTTATAATGATTTGGGATTATAA
- a CDS encoding YjbH domain-containing protein, translated as MIWDYKKGCVIAGLFISLSANSQINYGTTGLMNMPTADMQRDKTFMAGGNWLNHHATVPRWWYDTWNYYINITIFPWLEAGYLCIGHKAVPVDYGNRSGYWVPSTYGKFINQDRSFHFRLRVWKEGWWKEWTPQIVLGANDVIGDSWNGGSLSKPSELNYGNGFLNRYYLAITKHFYFENVGILGAHLSWIYSNRFDNKLNNPAMGVNFRFHLKDSDSWVHKALNGVNLMAEVVPGYTDVKEDLTFDPDGAKYQVNLGMEYSFWKDYINAVVKLNRCKYFSGGLVFKIHLK; from the coding sequence ATGATTTGGGATTATAAAAAAGGGTGTGTTATAGCAGGATTGTTTATTTCTTTATCAGCAAACTCTCAGATAAACTACGGTACAACGGGTTTGATGAACATGCCCACTGCCGACATGCAGCGTGATAAAACCTTTATGGCAGGTGGTAACTGGCTGAATCATCACGCTACCGTTCCCCGTTGGTGGTATGATACATGGAATTACTACATAAACATAACTATTTTCCCATGGTTGGAGGCAGGTTATCTGTGTATCGGTCATAAAGCTGTTCCTGTGGATTATGGTAATCGTTCGGGCTATTGGGTTCCTTCTACGTATGGTAAATTTATTAATCAGGACCGTTCCTTTCATTTTCGGCTTAGAGTGTGGAAAGAAGGCTGGTGGAAAGAATGGACCCCCCAGATAGTTCTCGGGGCGAATGATGTGATAGGTGATTCATGGAATGGAGGATCGCTGTCCAAACCTTCAGAATTAAATTATGGTAATGGTTTTCTTAACCGCTATTATCTGGCCATAACCAAACATTTTTATTTTGAGAATGTGGGTATATTAGGTGCACACCTGTCATGGATATACAGCAACCGTTTTGATAACAAGTTGAATAATCCGGCTATGGGTGTGAATTTCCGGTTTCATTTGAAGGACAGTGATTCTTGGGTGCATAAAGCCCTTAATGGTGTTAATTTAATGGCAGAAGTGGTTCCCGGTTATACGGATGTGAAGGAGGATTTGACTTTTGACCCTGACGGGGCGAAGTATCAGGTAAATCTTGGTATGGAGTACAGCTTCTGGAAAGACTACATCAACGCCGTAGTAAAACTGAACCGTTGCAAGTACTTTTCCGGTGGCTTAGTCTTCAAAATTCATTTAAAATAA
- a CDS encoding PD-(D/E)XK nuclease family transposase codes for MSSRFVNPFTDLGFKIIFGQPASKALLIILLNELLSGEHHIEDLTFLDKEDRSENIHDKGIIYDLYCRTSTSEYIIVEMQNRWHSHFLDRTLYYVCRAVSRQMENPSSKEVCVPDTPLEGDCGLLREEEASYGLRYRLPAVYGVFLMNFKEDGLESKFRTDTVVSDRDSGRVVNRNFRQIYLQFPYFTKELDECSTLSDKLMYALKNMNNWNRMPDALKEQVFSHLDRLAAKAHLSESDRIAYDKAVDRYNVSRIVENDIREQAVAEGKAIGKAIGKAEGEAEGRLKGRLEIARKLKENGFSIADIVRVAGLSAEEIDKL; via the coding sequence ATGTCATCCCGCTTTGTAAACCCTTTCACGGATCTCGGCTTCAAGATAATCTTCGGCCAGCCTGCCAGCAAGGCCCTGCTGATAATCCTGCTTAACGAACTGCTGTCGGGTGAGCATCACATTGAAGACCTGACGTTTCTGGACAAGGAGGACCGTTCGGAGAATATTCACGACAAGGGTATCATCTATGACCTTTACTGCCGTACCTCTACGAGCGAGTACATCATAGTGGAGATGCAGAATCGTTGGCATAGCCATTTCCTGGACCGTACGCTTTATTATGTGTGCCGTGCGGTGAGCCGCCAGATGGAGAATCCGTCCTCTAAAGAGGTATGTGTTCCCGACACTCCGTTGGAGGGGGATTGCGGCCTGCTCAGGGAAGAAGAGGCTTCTTACGGTCTCCGTTACAGGCTTCCTGCTGTGTACGGCGTTTTCCTGATGAATTTCAAGGAGGATGGTCTGGAAAGCAAGTTCCGTACCGACACGGTGGTTTCCGACCGGGACAGCGGTCGTGTGGTGAACCGGAATTTCCGTCAGATTTATCTCCAGTTTCCTTATTTTACGAAGGAACTGGACGAATGTTCTACTTTATCCGATAAACTAATGTATGCACTGAAGAATATGAACAACTGGAACAGAATGCCCGATGCGCTGAAAGAACAGGTTTTCAGCCATCTTGACCGCCTTGCCGCCAAGGCTCACCTGTCTGAGAGTGACCGTATCGCTTATGATAAGGCGGTGGACCGTTATAACGTGAGCCGTATTGTGGAAAATGATATCCGTGAACAGGCTGTCGCGGAAGGAAAAGCAATAGGAAAAGCAATAGGAAAAGCGGAAGGAGAGGCGGAAGGACGTTTGAAGGGACGTTTGGAGATCGCCCGTAAACTGAAAGAGAACGGTTTTTCCATAGCGGATATTGTCCGGGTTGCCGGACTTTCGGCGGAAGAAATTGATAAGCTGTAA
- a CDS encoding N-acetylmuramoyl-L-alanine amidase, with protein MIQETFPMIIGEEEIPNERALLTQEDGPMMASSASVKYIVIHCSATRSTRDYTAEQLLRDHKTRGFRTVGYHFYIRRDGSVTQHRKLLEVGAHCRPWNRCSIGICYEGGLDADGRPTDTRTPEQTEQFILLLMRMVKIFPGVRIRGHRDMPGSIPKACPCFDAEGVFGYLER; from the coding sequence ATGATTCAAGAAACTTTCCCTATGATAATCGGTGAGGAAGAGATTCCGAACGAACGTGCTCTCCTCACTCAGGAGGACGGCCCGATGATGGCATCCTCCGCTTCCGTGAAATATATCGTCATTCATTGCAGCGCCACACGCTCCACCCGGGATTACACCGCCGAGCAACTGCTCCGTGACCACAAAACGCGAGGTTTCCGCACGGTGGGGTATCATTTTTATATCCGTCGTGACGGAAGTGTGACCCAGCACCGCAAGCTTCTGGAAGTGGGTGCACACTGCCGCCCCTGGAACCGTTGCAGCATAGGTATCTGTTATGAGGGCGGTCTGGATGCGGACGGACGTCCGACAGATACCCGGACACCGGAACAGACGGAACAATTTATTTTGTTGCTGATGCGGATGGTGAAAATCTTTCCCGGTGTCCGGATAAGGGGACACAGGGATATGCCGGGAAGTATCCCGAAGGCTTGTCCGTGTTTCGATGCGGAGGGGGTGTTCGGGTACTTGGAGAGATAA
- a CDS encoding smalltalk protein yields the protein MNNSKKITWKQILHAIIQAAIAALTALGVTSCTTLF from the coding sequence ATGAACAATTCAAAGAAAATCACCTGGAAGCAAATTCTGCACGCCATTATCCAAGCTGCCATAGCAGCGCTCACCGCCTTGGGCGTAACCAGTTGCACCACTCTCTTTTAA
- a CDS encoding DNA-binding protein, which yields MINYSISLRANPSDQDAPKKAYANAQYSEIMTLDKFAEHISTHGSKYNRADIQAVLIQAVDCMREQLLAGQRIQMGDLGTFSIHINSMGAESLETYNPAIHVEDLNVRWKAGTRFLSLLKDSVFNLVPTRKAAKLVVKALKAGKNTVDLTGEASGPDDKTEENA from the coding sequence ATGATCAACTACAGTATCTCACTCCGTGCCAATCCCAGTGACCAGGATGCTCCCAAGAAGGCTTATGCCAACGCCCAGTACTCAGAAATCATGACACTGGACAAGTTTGCCGAGCATATCTCGACCCACGGCTCCAAATACAACCGTGCCGACATCCAGGCGGTCCTGATCCAAGCGGTGGACTGTATGCGGGAGCAGCTTCTGGCAGGACAACGCATCCAGATGGGCGATCTGGGCACTTTCTCCATTCATATCAACAGCATGGGAGCCGAATCACTGGAAACATACAATCCCGCCATCCATGTGGAAGACCTGAACGTGCGCTGGAAAGCCGGAACCCGTTTCCTCAGCTTGCTGAAAGACAGCGTATTCAACCTGGTCCCTACCCGAAAGGCCGCCAAGCTGGTGGTTAAAGCCCTGAAAGCGGGGAAAAACACTGTGGACTTGACGGGAGAGGCTTCCGGACCAGATGACAAGACGGAAGAAAACGCCTGA
- a CDS encoding DUF4248 domain-containing protein translates to MNKTETALLYFPDSTPKVAVRHLMRWIAQCAPLLHALETTGYHPCQKSFTCRQLQLVYLHLGEP, encoded by the coding sequence ATGAATAAGACCGAAACAGCCCTTCTCTATTTTCCGGACAGTACGCCGAAAGTAGCCGTGCGTCATCTGATGCGCTGGATCGCCCAGTGCGCACCGTTACTCCACGCCCTGGAAACCACGGGATACCATCCCTGCCAGAAATCCTTCACCTGCCGCCAGTTGCAACTCGTCTACCTCCACCTGGGAGAACCGTGA